The nucleotide sequence ATCGTCTGCATCAAGCAGGTTCCCGATACCGCTGAGGTGAGGATTAACCCTGAGACCAATACCCTCATACGGGACGGCGTCCCGAGCATTACGAACCCTTATGACACGCACGCGATAGAAGCGGCACTCCAGATCAAGGAAAAGGTCGGCGGTAAGGTCATCGTCCTCACCATGGGCCCTCCGCAGGCCGAAAGTGCCCTGCGCGATGCCGTATCCATGGGGGCTGATGACGCGGTGCTCCTCACCGACAGGGCCTTTGCAGGTGCCGACACATGGGCAACGTCCTACACCCTCTCGAAGGCCGTAGAAAAACTCGAAGCTGATATCATCCTCTGCGGCAAACAGGCGATAGACGGCGACACGGCGCAGGTCGGTCCCGAAATGGCGGTGTTTCTCAACATCCCTCACATTTCTTACGTACGAAAGGTGGAGGAAGTGCAGGAAGGCACGATTCGGGTTCAGAGGCTGATGGACGAGGGATACGATATTGTCGAGTCCTCCCTGCCGGTCCTTCTTACGGTCGTGAAAGAGATCAATGAGCCGAGGCTGCCGTCGCTGAAGGGAAAGATGGCTGCCAAGAAGATCGAGATAAAGCGATGGTCCTCATCAGACATCGGCGCTGAAGCCGATAAGGTGGGTCTGAAGGCATCGCCGACTCAAGTGAGAAACATCTTCGCTCCCGAGGTGAAAAAAGAGAGGAAGATCTTCGAGGGGTCTCTCGAAGTTCAGGTTGACGCCCTAATTCGCGAAATAGGAAGACTGAAATGCGTATAGTCGTAGGCTCTGATAAGTGCTCAGGCTGCGAGACCTGTATCGGTTCCTGCCCCTATACCTCGATCGTGATGAAGGAGGGCAAGGCCTTCATAACCGAATATTGCCAGCTCTGCAGGGCCTGTCTCGGTGTCTGCCCGGAAGGAGCCATCAAAGAGGTGCTCGAAGAGGGAGAATCGCCGGCC is from Thermodesulfovibrionales bacterium and encodes:
- a CDS encoding electron transfer flavoprotein subunit beta/FixA family protein, translating into IVCIKQVPDTAEVRINPETNTLIRDGVPSITNPYDTHAIEAALQIKEKVGGKVIVLTMGPPQAESALRDAVSMGADDAVLLTDRAFAGADTWATSYTLSKAVEKLEADIILCGKQAIDGDTAQVGPEMAVFLNIPHISYVRKVEEVQEGTIRVQRLMDEGYDIVESSLPVLLTVVKEINEPRLPSLKGKMAAKKIEIKRWSSSDIGAEADKVGLKASPTQVRNIFAPEVKKERKIFEGSLEVQVDALIREIGRLKCV